GCCAGGCACGCAAATTCAGATCCACATACTGCAGCAACTCACCATCTCGGCGGATCAGTAGATGAGATGAGACTTTTAACTCACGCAGCGCATCATAATAGGGATCTTTATTACAATCCAGCTCATTAGCAAAAAAAAGACTAATATCATTCCCCTCATAACACCCCGGCGGCAAGGATATTGAGTGCACGATAATGGCATCAATAGGCATTTTTTCAGGTCGTTCATTATGATTCGGTGAAGGATTTTTACGGGCTTGTTTGAACCAGCCGTCAGATATATCATACATAAGCGAAAAAAATACCCATTGTTTTGTTTTAATTAAGAAAAATGGCGTGAAAATATCTATAAAATAGTCTATTATTAGCGTTGAGTGAGAATATAGTCACTTTAAAATATTCAAATTAATAGCTATTGACGAATTAAACATCAGAAACGACAAAACGAGCAGTAAAATTCATTATGAGTAATTAAATTTTTTTGTTATTGCGGACTGGCTCAAAGACATCATGGCTCAATAAATTTATGCTCTAAATCATACTCAGAGTTTATAGATTAGAGTTTATAAATTTTAGCTTAATTTAGTTTCACATACTGTTTTTGGTTCTAAGCATTTTCTGCGCTAACAAACACCTGATTTATCAGGGTTCCAGCGGTAAAATCAACACCAAGAATAAAACATGGTATAGTTCAAATGCAACCGAAGAATAATATATTACAGTTCAGTAGACAAGAAACAAGTGTCTCTAAAAACGGGCGTTCATTACAAAAAAATAGTCTACCACAAAATTATCAATCACAAGACTCTCGTTTACAAGATTCTCGTTTACAAGATTCTGAATCTCAAAATCCTCAATTGCAAAAGAATAGGGTACAAAGTTCAATGACACCTGAAGGTCCGTTAGGAGATTTAATCAAGTATGCCAGCCAGTGGGCGAATAATGCTGTATCTAAATTATTTGATAATGTTGATACACAACTATTCGAGATGGCTGAAAAATCTGAAAACTCAACTGATCAAAACATTTACTTCGACGCAATGCGCATTATCCGCTTACGTCGTAGCATCGCCTATGAAGAGTTTACCGCACGCATTCTTGAAAGCTTCAGTCTGCAAAGCATTCAAAACGGACAAAAAATCAATGCCACCAACGGCACTGATGACGATATTAATATAGACAATCTCACGCTTGTTGAAGACGATAACCTTGAAGAAGATTTAGCAACCCATAATATGATTGCTAAAGCTGAGAGAGATAACAAGGATTCACTTAACCAGCTTAACCAGAGAATGGTTTATCTTTATAATGATTTGAAAATCAATACCCTTAATAGCCCATTAGGCCCCACTTCATTGTGTAATTCATTTGCTGTGGCAGTGAACACCCTAGAAGCTGAAATTAAAGTTAAGTTATTAATTTTCAAATTATTTGACATCAACTTCATCAGTCAGGTTAATGAGCTCTATGAAAATTCCAACCGACTCCTAGTTGAAAAAGGCATACTCCCAAACCTTAAAGCAAGTTACAAGGATGCCGTTAAGAGAAATCCTCGTCCTGCTGGTGACGGCTTAGGGGGTCTAATCAACACCCCCGTGCAAGACGGTGGCGGAGAAATGGGCGATACAGACTTTCCACAGTATGCCGAGCAAGGCATGGGTAGTGAAGAAGATGCACAGGCCTTTGCCCTGATTCAACAACTTATTTCTCAAAATAGACCTCAGCAACAATCGGTGCCTCAGGCACAATACGCTTCAACCGAAGATGTCGTGTCATCCTTGTCACAATTACAAATTTCACCGGACATGCTGGCAAACAATAATACGGTCAACACCGGCGGTGTCATGGCAGGTAGTGGCGCAGGGGCTATCACTAGCGGTTTACTTAAAGAAGCCTTAAAACAGTCACTACAATCCAGTCAACACAAGCAAGCTATCAACCAGAATGATGATGACTTAATTGATGTCATTGGAATGTTATTTGATTTTATCCTTGATGATCACAATCTTGTTGACTCTGTTAAGTCCCTGCTGAGCCGTCTGCAAATTCCAATCATTAAAATTGCCTTACAAGACAAAGGTTTTTTTAGAAGCAAAAGTCACCCAGCCCGCAAACTCCTCAACGAATTAGCCAATGCGGGCTTAGGGGTGACCGATGCCACCAATGCCCAAGACAGCCCACTATTTCTTAAGCTAGAAAGTCTGGTCAGCCGTGTAAGTAACGAACAGGCCGACGAAAGTGATAGCGCTTTTTTTGAAGAACTACTCGAAGATCTACATCGATTCTTAATCCAGTTCAACCAGGGTAATGGCCATAGAAAAGGCCCTTCAAAAGAAGCCGCATTGAAATTGGTCTGTACCGAACTCAATTCACGTATGAGCACAAAGACACTACCCAGAAATATTGTGCTATTACTTGAACGAGTCTGGAAAGATGTCATGTTTGATATATTTTTCACTGATGGCATGGAAAGTGACGAATGGGATATGGCCATGACCTTTGTTGATACCCTGATTTGGAGTATTGATCCCAAGGCCGATATTCAAAGCCAAAAACAATTGGTGCGAGTCATACCAGGAATTTTAAATGCATTAAATGCTGGCCTCGATAGAATTCACTACCCCAAAGAACTCCGCGAACAGCTATTACAAGATTTACAAAACTGCCATCTCGCCTGCATGAAAGGTCAGGATATCAATGATAGTGAGCTATCACAAAATGAAGCAATCTATCTTTCTAAAGAGCATTTAAATGCTATTCAGCGTCGTCGTAGTACCGACGCTCACGATCTACCACCAACAGCGACAACAGCAGCAGAGGCTGGTACTGCCGCGCCGGTGACTGAGACATTCGATGGTAGTGAGTTAACGCCTGAAGAGTTGGAAAGCATCGATGCTGGTATTGATATCATGTTGGATGGTGACTTATCTAACTTGGATGCCCTAGAAGAAGAAGACCTACTCGCCTCCTTAGAGGATGGCTCAGAAGAAGCCATCGCCGATGATGGTGATACAGATTTAATAGAAGACAGCTTTACCCAACAGGCACGTGCTCTAACAGCCGGAGCCTGGGTCGAATTTCAAGGCAGTGACGACAAAAGCTATCGCGCAAAAATATCCTGGATGAGCGAAGATGCCAGCGCCTATATTTTTGTCACCCAAACGGGTCAGATTGCCGAGAAATCCTTACAAGGCCTAAGTGAATCACTCAGAAACAAGCAAGCTGTCATTTTAGATGAGTCGCCGGTCTTTGAACGTGCCATGGATGCAGTGCTAGAAGGCCTGCAAGAAAACGTGGAATAACGATCTTCAATAAATACCCGCACCTTAAGACACAATCAGGAAGCCAGCAACTTGGCGTGATCATGATGGTCATTGCCATGGCTGTTGGCCTGTTCTTATTGACCCAATATTTTCAAGACGTCCTAAGCACGCAAGATAATCCCAATCAAAATATTGCCACCACCCATGATGGTCAAGTTAAGGAAGTTAGCCTCAAACGTAATCGTGCTGGTCACTATGTTGCCACGGGCAGTATTAACGGCCAGCAGGCAGTCTTTCTGCTGGACACCGGGGCAACCTATGTGGCTATCCCCGAACATCTTGCTGCCCGCCTGAACCTAGCAAAGGGGCAACAAATTCAACTTTCTACCGCCAATGGCCGTAGCATCGGTTATCGAACCCGCATCCAAAGGCTCAGTATCGGTCAAATTCATTTATACAATATAAAAGCTGTCATTACGCCGAATCTTGAAGATATTTTGTTGGGTATGTCGGTCTTAAAACAACTGGAATTTACCCAGCGGGGTAAATTCCTTACCATACGACAGTATTTATAAACTAAGATTCAGGCTAACGACTGTGCAGATTGATGCGCATCGTGCCTCAGCAGCATCCTACGAATAGGACTTGTTTTTCATTGCCTCACGGGTGAGTTTAAAAATCACTGGACTGAGTAATAAGAGGGCAATCAAGTTAGGCAATGCCATGAGCGCATTTAAAGTATCGGCTAATAACCAGATAAAACTTAAGTCCCCCAACGCACCAATTGGCACAGCCACAATCCATAAAACCCTAAAAATCATGACCGACTTTACTCCAAACAAATATTCCGTACAGCGCTCACCATAAACACTCCAACCCAAAATAGTCGTAAAAGCAAACACCGCCTGTGCTAAAGTCACCACGATGCCACCCATTTCCGGCATCACCTGCTCAAAAGCCGCAATTGTCAATGCAGTGCCCTGAATACCTGACGTCCATACTCCCGTGATAACAATCGCCAGACCAGTAATACTACAAACAACAATGGTATCAATAAACGTCCCAAGCATAGCAATCATGCCCTGACCGACAGGGTTATTTGTTTTCGCCGCCGCATGGGCAATCGGCGCACTACCCAAGCCCGCTTCATTAGAAAAAATACCCCTTGCAACCCCCCATTGAATGGCCATAATAATCGTTGCCCCAGCAAAGCCTCCCGTTGCCGCTACCGGATTAAAAGCACTCTCAACAATCAAGGCCAATGCAGCAGGAACCTCAGAAAAATGGGTCAGCAAAATAACTAATCCAGCGCCCACATAAGCAATAGCCATAATCGGCACCAACTTACCTGCCACCTGGGCAATACGTTTAATGCCGCCCAAAACCACTGCACCAGTCAAAATAAACAAACCCACCGCAGTCACCCACTCAGGAATATTAAATTGCGTCACCAAGGCATTAGCCACCGAATTAGCCTGCACCGTATTACCGATACCAAATGAGGCTAAAGCGCCAAATAAAGCAAAGGAGAAACCCAGCCAAAGCCATTTTTTCCCCAGACCATTTTTAATATAATACATAGGTCCACCGAGATAACTGCCATTTTCATCCACCTCTCGATAATGCACCGCGCAAACCGCTTCAGCATACTTAGTCGCCATACCAATCAAGGCCGTCAACCACATCCAGAACAAAGCCCCCGGCCCACCAATAAAAATAGCCGTGGCCACCCCGGTAATATTACCCGTGCCGATCGTTGCCGATAAAGAGGTCATCAAGGCATTAAAAGGCGAAATTTCCCCTTCTAGCTTAGCCGATGCATCCGACCTGCCCTGCCAAAGCAATTTAAAACTCTTAAACAAATTGAGCAAGGGCATGAATCTAAGCCCTAACATCAAAAACAGCCCCGTACCAAAAATCATCACCAGCATAGGCTTGCCCCATACAAATGAATTCAACTCACTCAAAAACCCCGTTATCAACTCCATCTTTTACCCTTAGATTTTTAATTTTTAAAAACACAAAAGCGGCTTAAATCTTCTTCGTGGGTTGGTGCTGAGCATAGCGATGCCCAACAAAGGTGCTTGATTCTACTATTGTTGGGCATCGCTACGCTCAGCACCAACCTACAAAGTTGTCGTAACATTAAGCTTGAAAAAGGTCGCATTATTGTGAAGAACCATAGGCTAACACAGTCAATTTAGAAATCACTCAAATTTCATTTAGTATTAACTTTGAAATCCATCCCCGAAGCAGATAAAATCACCTAACCCAAACCAGTTCAGGACATGACATGCTCCCCCACTCAATTATTCAATCCCAAGTTAGACAAGCACTCGCCGAAGACATCGGTTCAGGCGATCTCACCGCAGCCCTCATTCCTGAAAATAAGCAATCAACCGCCCATCTCATCTGTAGAGAATCCGCAATACTTTGTGGTACACAATGGTTCAATGAAGTATTTCAACAATTAAGCACAGCGAATGCAAGCACCCATATTGATTGGCATGTAAAGGATGGCGATAGCATTGTAGCAGAGCAATGTATCTGTACCCTCAGTGGTAACGCCCGACTCTTGCTCACGGGCGAACGCACTGCTATGAATTTTTTACAAACACTGTCCGGCACGGCCACAGTCACCGCCAGTTATGTTAAACAATTACAAAACAGCCCAATCAAATTACTCGACACCCGAAAAACCATTCCTGGACTCAGAGCAGCACAAAAATATGCAGTCACCTGTGGCGGTGGCAACAATCATCGTCACGGCCTATTTGATGGTATCCTAATCAAAGAAAATCACATCATGGCAGCAGGTTCGATTGGCCAGGCCATACATGCAGCCCGAGAAAACAGCCCTCATACCCTAAAAATTGAAGTGGAAATTGAAACACTGGAAGAAATAGAAGAAGCACTGCAAGCAAAGGCTGACATTTTACTCTTAGACAATATGAACAATACCCTGCTACAACAGGCCGTTGCCCTTAATCACCAACACGCACATTCCGCCAAACTAGAAGTGTCCGGCAATATCACCCATGAACGTCTTAACGAGCTTGCTCAAATCGGTATCGACTATATTTCAACGGGCGCGATTACCAAGCACCTGAGAGCCATTGATTTTTCCTTACGTTTTGAAAAATAGTGGCGACTCAGTGACCGCTAAACTTGCTTTACACTTCAAATGTAGGATGTGGTGAGGAACGAACCGCATCAATGGCTTTAAACCTAAAAAAATCAGTTGAACCTACTGCGACCGCCTTATGCACTGAATCTTAAGGGTTTTCCAGAACATTTTGACTTCACCCGTAGGGTGACTACGAATAAAGCCAAAATAACCTGTAAAACCCTTAATCTTTAGCACCTAAGTCGCTCTCGCTACGATTCAACTGATTATTTTAGGTTAAACAAACGTTTTTGATGTGCTTCGTTGCACTCATCGCATCCTACAAGTGTAAAGATAAATAAGCTTATTTGATCTGTCCAGCGACTCAAGCACCTGTATTTAGTATTTCAGGTAGCGTCATTAAGGCTTTTTCCATGGGCAATACAGTGATCTCTCCTTCATAAAAGCTGTCTTTCCCACCATAAATAAGATAAGCCTTGACCATGGGATAGTCTTTTATAAATGCTTTAAGCCCTTTGAGATCATTGCGACTATACTTAGACTTACGCTTTACCTCAAAGGCCAAAAGTCCCCTTTCACCATACAAAACAAAACCAACTTCAACTTGATCCGCTGTTCGCCAATAATAAATTTCATAAGCTAGTTTATGATACGCATTGATTGCTCTGAGCTCTTGAAGAAATAAGGTTTCTAATGCCGCACCGTCAATTTCTTCAGGCGAATCCAAGGGACCCTTAGGACGAATACTGCGATAAATTCCCACATCAAAATAATAAAATTTAGGGTGCTGCAATAGTCGACGTTTCGCTTTTTTAGTAAAAACGGGCACGCGTATAGCAAGCAGTAAGTCTTCTAAAATAATAAAATAACTTTCAACTAATTTACGATTTAAACCACACTCTCGTGCGACCGCAGTGATATTCAGCGTTTCCCCCTGAGAAAAGCTCGCCACTTGCAGAAAACGCGCATAAGCCTCTAAATTTCGAGTTAAACCTTCTTGTAATACTTCTTCTTTGAGATAGGTTGAGACATAAGAATACAAATAATCACGACTACTTTCCGCATCAGTACTCGATTCATGATAAAGACTCGGTAAGTGTCCATATTGCAATGAATGCTTTAAATTAAATTGTGAGCCCAGCTCCGCCACAGTCAAGGGATACATAAAATAAGTCAATGCTCTTCCTGCCAATAAATTAACACCCTGTTTGCGCAGCTTCCTAGCACTAGAGCCGGTCAAAATAAAGCGTATCGAGGTCGCTTCAATCAGACGATGTACTTCATTTAACAATGCAGGAATGCGTTGAATTTCATCAATAATCACGTCACCTTGATAATTAGGGGGGATATAGGAATTGAGTTGCTCAGGGGCAGCCAGCAAGCGAAAATAATGTTCAGAATCCAATAGATCGATATACACACTATCGACACATTGTTGTTTTAACCAAAACGATTTTCCCGTGCCTCTAGGACCCAGTAAAAAACAACTTTTTGATGGCGAAAGCTTAATGAGGCGCTCAAATTCCATATCAATATGACCTATGGCGTTAAAAACTCCATAATACACCTATTTATTGACTTATCAACTCCATTTTACAGACTTTAACATCAAATAGCCGTGCGTAAATCTATTTGACTGCAATCATTTACTAGGCGCTCTTCACTTAACAAGTAAGGCTTGGGATCCACAATACTCGCTTGAGATAAAAGCTGGTTGACCAATAGCTGACAGGAAGCTAGGCCAATGACAACGCCATTGCGAAAATGACCGGCATTGAGATAAAGGTTTTTAAGCTCTGGATGCTCGCCAATATAGGGAACACCATCAATAGAACCCGGGCGAAGACCCGCCCATTGTTTTTCCACTGGGTAATCACGCAAAGCAGGAATAATACGATAGGCTTCCTGCTTTAACTCCTCTAAAACTGTATCGCTGGTGGTTTTATCAAAGTCATTAAATTCCAGAGTGCTGCCCAAAACCACTCGACCATCTTTGCGGGGGATCACATAGCGGCCTTTACTCAGTACAATACGTGATACTACACCGGGTTTGGCTTTAAAGACGATCATTTGACCTTTGACCGGGGCAATTTTGGGTGCTTTCACCCATTGCTCCAACAAACGTGCGCTCCAGGCACCACCGGCAACTACTACTTGATCGGCATAAAAAGAGCCCTTATCCGTCAGCACACCTTTAACCACCTCCCCTTCAGAGATAAAAGATAAAGCTTGAGTTTGTTGTTCAATGGTTACGCCCAAAGCCAGCAAGTCTTCTCGTAAAGCTCTCACCAGTCGTGGATTACGCACTTGTCCGATAGAAGAAGTAAGCCAGCCCTGCTTATTCCCTGATAACGACACATCACTTAAACCTGGTTCAATGGCTTTTAAAGCATCGCCAGACAAGCATTCAAAAGGATAGTGAAACTTTTTTTCCCAGGCAAGCGCCTGCTCCAGTTCATCCTCAATGTCCAAATACAATAAACCGCTTTGTAAATATTCCGGATCAATCCCGGAGTTTTGCTGAATGTCCGCTAATACATCAGGATAGTGAGCTTGCCCCCATTGCGCCAATGCCGTTACCGGATCGCTATAACGCCAGGGGTAAAGAGGAGACAGGATACCGCCGCCAGCCCAGGAAGATTCCTGACCCGCATAGCCCTGTTCAATGATGGTGACAGAGACACCCGCCTGGCGAAGCAAACGGGCAGTGAGCATGCCGATAATGCCGGCACCGATAATAAGAGTTTTATTCATAGAGGATAGAATATCAGAAATCCTCCCCTTAAATCTAGCGCCAACAATCTGCCAAGGACGCTGTATTATTAGTAATCCCCTGAAAATTGGTATGCGTCAGGGTAAAATCACCACAATCATCTCCAGCCATTGAGCCCGCTCGTGCAGCCTCTAACGTATAAGTGTTGGCCGTCACTAATGAAATAGTCAAATCATAATAAGCAACTCCCCCATCAACAGGTACAGTGGCTGAGAAAGATCCTGGATCACCACCAGCAACACAAGTGCCTACAACTCCCCCATTTTCTGAACCACAATAGGTATTATTTTCTGTGTAAAAACGTTCCATGGTACTGGCTAACCCATATAAAGCCCCCTGAGCATCAGCACGTTTAGCTTTTCGTATATACTCTTGATAGGCTGGTGCTGCAATTGCCGCCAATATAGATATAATAGCAATAACGATCATCAGTTCAATCAAAGTAAAACCCAATACTTTATCTAATTTTTTTTTCATGTTAAGTAATCACTTCTTATATCAAATAAACATTAATCAAACTCAAAAATAGCTTCTAAATTAATCCAAATTTACTTAACTTAGAAGCATAGCACCTTAGAAGCTCAACTGTTTCCAGGAAACACGTCCCTCATAGCCTGGCCCTGGATTTTCACCCGTCACCATAATTCCCCCAGAAGAACCAC
This genomic window from sulfur-oxidizing endosymbiont of Gigantopelta aegis contains:
- the ampD gene encoding 1,6-anhydro-N-acetylmuramyl-L-alanine amidase AmpD yields the protein MYDISDGWFKQARKNPSPNHNERPEKMPIDAIIVHSISLPPGCYEGNDISLFFANELDCNKDPYYDALRELKVSSHLLIRRDGELLQYVDLNLRAWHAGQSKLGERENCNDFSIGIELEGTDDSAFERAQYETLTEVVSALLAYYPDIMPERIVGHSDVAPGRKTDPGSGFEWAQWRMALTK
- a CDS encoding DUF1631 domain-containing protein produces the protein MTPEGPLGDLIKYASQWANNAVSKLFDNVDTQLFEMAEKSENSTDQNIYFDAMRIIRLRRSIAYEEFTARILESFSLQSIQNGQKINATNGTDDDINIDNLTLVEDDNLEEDLATHNMIAKAERDNKDSLNQLNQRMVYLYNDLKINTLNSPLGPTSLCNSFAVAVNTLEAEIKVKLLIFKLFDINFISQVNELYENSNRLLVEKGILPNLKASYKDAVKRNPRPAGDGLGGLINTPVQDGGGEMGDTDFPQYAEQGMGSEEDAQAFALIQQLISQNRPQQQSVPQAQYASTEDVVSSLSQLQISPDMLANNNTVNTGGVMAGSGAGAITSGLLKEALKQSLQSSQHKQAINQNDDDLIDVIGMLFDFILDDHNLVDSVKSLLSRLQIPIIKIALQDKGFFRSKSHPARKLLNELANAGLGVTDATNAQDSPLFLKLESLVSRVSNEQADESDSAFFEELLEDLHRFLIQFNQGNGHRKGPSKEAALKLVCTELNSRMSTKTLPRNIVLLLERVWKDVMFDIFFTDGMESDEWDMAMTFVDTLIWSIDPKADIQSQKQLVRVIPGILNALNAGLDRIHYPKELREQLLQDLQNCHLACMKGQDINDSELSQNEAIYLSKEHLNAIQRRRSTDAHDLPPTATTAAEAGTAAPVTETFDGSELTPEELESIDAGIDIMLDGDLSNLDALEEEDLLASLEDGSEEAIADDGDTDLIEDSFTQQARALTAGAWVEFQGSDDKSYRAKISWMSEDASAYIFVTQTGQIAEKSLQGLSESLRNKQAVILDESPVFERAMDAVLEGLQENVE
- a CDS encoding retropepsin-like aspartic protease family protein; this encodes MMVIAMAVGLFLLTQYFQDVLSTQDNPNQNIATTHDGQVKEVSLKRNRAGHYVATGSINGQQAVFLLDTGATYVAIPEHLAARLNLAKGQQIQLSTANGRSIGYRTRIQRLSIGQIHLYNIKAVITPNLEDILLGMSVLKQLEFTQRGKFLTIRQYL
- a CDS encoding alanine/glycine:cation symporter family protein — translated: MELITGFLSELNSFVWGKPMLVMIFGTGLFLMLGLRFMPLLNLFKSFKLLWQGRSDASAKLEGEISPFNALMTSLSATIGTGNITGVATAIFIGGPGALFWMWLTALIGMATKYAEAVCAVHYREVDENGSYLGGPMYYIKNGLGKKWLWLGFSFALFGALASFGIGNTVQANSVANALVTQFNIPEWVTAVGLFILTGAVVLGGIKRIAQVAGKLVPIMAIAYVGAGLVILLTHFSEVPAALALIVESAFNPVAATGGFAGATIIMAIQWGVARGIFSNEAGLGSAPIAHAAAKTNNPVGQGMIAMLGTFIDTIVVCSITGLAIVITGVWTSGIQGTALTIAAFEQVMPEMGGIVVTLAQAVFAFTTILGWSVYGERCTEYLFGVKSVMIFRVLWIVAVPIGALGDLSFIWLLADTLNALMALPNLIALLLLSPVIFKLTREAMKNKSYS
- the nadC gene encoding carboxylating nicotinate-nucleotide diphosphorylase, translating into MLPHSIIQSQVRQALAEDIGSGDLTAALIPENKQSTAHLICRESAILCGTQWFNEVFQQLSTANASTHIDWHVKDGDSIVAEQCICTLSGNARLLLTGERTAMNFLQTLSGTATVTASYVKQLQNSPIKLLDTRKTIPGLRAAQKYAVTCGGGNNHRHGLFDGILIKENHIMAAGSIGQAIHAARENSPHTLKIEVEIETLEEIEEALQAKADILLLDNMNNTLLQQAVALNHQHAHSAKLEVSGNITHERLNELAQIGIDYISTGAITKHLRAIDFSLRFEK
- a CDS encoding ATP-binding protein; protein product: MEFERLIKLSPSKSCFLLGPRGTGKSFWLKQQCVDSVYIDLLDSEHYFRLLAAPEQLNSYIPPNYQGDVIIDEIQRIPALLNEVHRLIEATSIRFILTGSSARKLRKQGVNLLAGRALTYFMYPLTVAELGSQFNLKHSLQYGHLPSLYHESSTDAESSRDYLYSYVSTYLKEEVLQEGLTRNLEAYARFLQVASFSQGETLNITAVARECGLNRKLVESYFIILEDLLLAIRVPVFTKKAKRRLLQHPKFYYFDVGIYRSIRPKGPLDSPEEIDGAALETLFLQELRAINAYHKLAYEIYYWRTADQVEVGFVLYGERGLLAFEVKRKSKYSRNDLKGLKAFIKDYPMVKAYLIYGGKDSFYEGEITVLPMEKALMTLPEILNTGA
- the thiO gene encoding glycine oxidase ThiO yields the protein MNKTLIIGAGIIGMLTARLLRQAGVSVTIIEQGYAGQESSWAGGGILSPLYPWRYSDPVTALAQWGQAHYPDVLADIQQNSGIDPEYLQSGLLYLDIEDELEQALAWEKKFHYPFECLSGDALKAIEPGLSDVSLSGNKQGWLTSSIGQVRNPRLVRALREDLLALGVTIEQQTQALSFISEGEVVKGVLTDKGSFYADQVVVAGGAWSARLLEQWVKAPKIAPVKGQMIVFKAKPGVVSRIVLSKGRYVIPRKDGRVVLGSTLEFNDFDKTTSDTVLEELKQEAYRIIPALRDYPVEKQWAGLRPGSIDGVPYIGEHPELKNLYLNAGHFRNGVVIGLASCQLLVNQLLSQASIVDPKPYLLSEERLVNDCSQIDLRTAI
- a CDS encoding type IV pilin protein; the encoded protein is MKKKLDKVLGFTLIELMIVIAIISILAAIAAPAYQEYIRKAKRADAQGALYGLASTMERFYTENNTYCGSENGGVVGTCVAGGDPGSFSATVPVDGGVAYYDLTISLVTANTYTLEAARAGSMAGDDCGDFTLTHTNFQGITNNTASLADCWR